From Toxorhynchites rutilus septentrionalis strain SRP chromosome 2, ASM2978413v1, whole genome shotgun sequence, a single genomic window includes:
- the LOC129766521 gene encoding uncharacterized protein LOC129766521 codes for MILGVLIRFREGMYAVAGDIREMFYQVRTREEDQDALRFLFRDENQTMGHYVMQVMIFGATCSPACAQYIKNKNADLYHDKYPQAVEAIKAMYVDDLLDSYHSIEEAMKTVNQIIKINDNAHFELRNFISNNHEILKALPENRISPSCERKEFEEKTAKSERVLGVFWDIKSDSVQYKINEINCEHIPTKREALSKVARVFDPLGLIAHLTIGGKLLMQEIWKDGTIWDEKIPQRLVPRWKQWIFKLKTAVKLEIPRCYSTKLSNPSKIELHVFMDASEDAFAAAAAYIRVECNQEVDISLITAKTRVAPTKGMTIPRLELQAAVLGTRLANTVKMETRLKFDKQVMWSDSTTVLAWIRSDHKKYKQFVQNRLGEILESTTVMDWRWVPTKLNPADEATRDKTISNSIWFTSAPFLKLEEEYWPTEKVKPTTTTEEVKIFKIDQIPDVKLQLNWCSNWQRLRKAVGYWIFYVRKLQSKVRGKPYRNFVTVSDYRNAEILIIKQTQRESYPQDLITLENNGRVEVNSSIAELEPTLDSDGVIRTTGRLDKARSLPYAVRHPIIIPNKHHLITKDHHERFLHRQLEAVIAAIRLNFWIVNTRSAVKRAFAKCQWCKNQKSTPQAPQMGLLPECRTSPSTKAFIHTGIDYFGPMEITVRRSTEKRWGALFTCMATRAVHLELADDLTTDALIRCILTLQYRRGQIKAFYSDNGTNMQGASNLFKALEKRTASKGIEWHFIPPSAPHFGGAWERMVQETKKLLKQKLWGNSKPNESELRLALTEIEYLLNSRPLTHIPLNVDDDEPLTPNHFLMGAADTPYPSLSDVNKAEASRSHWLKVQHATQNFWERWTTEYLPKLMKREKWRKPMEPLQKDDIVVMADEQIKGKFHKGIITETNPSSSGQVRSVTVKFGKNQLVRPAVKLAKLDVKTPSTTVFTGHINLTTLR; via the coding sequence ATGATTCTCGGCGTTCTCATAAGATTCCGTGAAGGGATGTACGCAGTAGCAGGAGACATACGAGAAATGTTCTATCAAGTGAGAACAAGAGAAGAGGACCAGGATGCCCTAAGATTCCTATTTAGAGACGAGAATCAAACAATGGGACACTACGTCATGCAAGTTATGATATTTGGAGCTACATGCTCCCCCGCCTGTGCACAGTACATAAAAAACAAGAATGCCGATCTATACCATGATAAATATCCACAAGCCGTTGAAGCAATCAAGGCTATGTATGTGGACGATCTTCTAGATAGCTACCACTCAATAGAGGAAGCAATGAAAACAGTAAACCAGATAATCAAAATCAACGATAATGCCCACTTTGAATTACGCAACTTCATCTCTAATAATCATGAGATATTGAAAGCGTTACCAGAAAATCGCATATCACCCTCCTGTGAAAGAAAGGAGTTTGAAGAAAAAACGGCAAAATCAGAACGAGTTCTTGGAGTCTTTTGGGATATAAAATCAGACTCAGTCCAATATAAGATTAACGAGATCAACTGCGAGCATATACCTACCAAACGAGAAGCATTATCAAAAGTAGCCAGAGTATTCGACCCACTTGGGCTAATAGCCCATCTAACCATAGGAGGAAAATTGCTTATGCAAGAAATCTGGAAGGATGGGACCATTTGGGATGAGAAGATACCTCAACGATTGGTACCGAGATGGAAGCAATGGATATTCAAACTAAAAACCGCGGTCAAACTCGAAATTCCTCGATGTTATTCAACAAAGTTATCAAACCCCAGTAAAATAGAACTTCACGTATTTATGGACGCATCAGAAGATgcatttgctgctgctgctgcttataTTCGGGTCGAATGTAACCAAGAAGTGGATATCAGTTTAATCACTGCCAAAACCAGAGTAGCTCCTACTAAAGGGATGACAATTCCCAGACTTGAATTACAAGCCGCAGTACTCGGAACACGACTAGCTAACACAGTAAAGATGGAAACTAGGTTAAAATTCGATAAACAAGTTATGTGGTCAGACAGCACCACAGTTCTAGCTTGGATAAGGAGTGATCACAAGAAATATAAACAATTCGTCCAGAATAGACTAGGAGAAATTCTGGAATCCACAACGGTTATGGACTGGAGATGGGTCCCAACAAAACTAAATCCAGCAGACGAAGCAACGAGAGATAAAACTATATCAAACTCCATATGGTTCACTTCCGCTCCCTTCCTGAAATTAGAAGAAGAATATTGGCCTACAGAAAAAGTAAAGCCAACAACAACCACGGAAGAGGTGAAAATATTCAAGATAGACCAAATACCCGATGTAAAATTGCAGCTAAATTGGTGTTCAAACTGGCAGAGGTTGCGGAAAGCCGTAGGATATTGGATCTTCTACGTCCGAAAACTCCAATCGAAAGTGCGAGGAAAACCATACCGAAACTTTGTAACGGTCAGCGACTACAGAAATGCCGAAATATTGATCATAAAACAAACACAAAGAGAATCATATCCACAAGATTTAATCACGCTAGAAAACAACGGAAGGGTTGAAGTGAACAGCTCCATAGCTGAACTAGAACCAACACTTGACAGTGATGGGGTAATAAGAACTACCGGTAGATTGGACAAAGCAAGATCACTACCATACGCGGTCCGACACCCAATAATAATTCCAAATAAGCACCACCTCATTACGAAGGATCACCACGAGAGATTCCTCCATCGCCAATTGGAAGCAGTAATTGCAGCGATCAGACTAAACTTCTGGATAGTAAACACCCGCAGTGCAGTTAAACGCGCATTCGCGAAATGTCAGTGGTGTAAAAACCAAAAATCCACCCCGCAAGCACCTCAAATGGGATTACTACCCGAATGCAGGACTAGCCCTTCAACGAAGGCCTTCATCCACACTGGAATCGATTACTTCGGCCCCATGGAAATTACAGTCCGCCGGTCAACAGAAAAACGTTGGGGCGCATTATTTACTTGCATGGCTACCAGAGCTGTACACCTAGAACTAGCAGACGATCTTACCACAGACGCTCTTATTCGATGCATCCTCACTCTACAATACAGACGTGGCCAAATAAAAGCCTTTTACAGCGACAACGGCACAAATATGCAAGGAGCGAGCAACCTCTTCAAGGCATTGGAAAAAAGAACCGCAAGCAAAGGGATTGAATGGCATTTCATCCCACCCTCAGCACCACATTTTGGCGGTGCTTGGGAGAGAATGGTTCAAGAAACCAAAaaactgctcaagcaaaaactATGGGGAAATTCAAAACCCAATGAAAGTGAATTGAGGCTTGCACTCACGGAAATAGAGTACCTGTTAAACAGTCGCCCATTAACACATATACCACTAAACGTGGACGACGACGAACCGCTGACCCCCAATCATTTCCTAATGGGTGCTGCTGATACACCGTACCCGTCATTAAGTGACGTTAATAAAGCAGAAGCGAGCAGGAGTCACTGGCTCAAAGTTCAGCATGCCACACAAAACTTCTGGGAACGTTGGACCACAGAATATTTACCAAAGCTAATGAAACGCGAAAAATGGAGAAAACCAATGGAACCTCTACAAAAGGATGACATAGTTGTAATGGCCGACGAACAAATTAAAGGAAAATTCCACAAGGGAATAATCACCGAAACAAATCCATCATCAAGCGGACAAGTGCGATCGGTGACAGTTAAATTCGGAAAGAACCAATTAGTTAGGCCGGCCGTTAAACTTGCAAAACTCGATGTGAAGACGCCGAGTACAACCGTCTTCACAGGACATATCAACCTAACAACACTGCGATGA